From the Corvus moneduloides isolate bCorMon1 chromosome 13, bCorMon1.pri, whole genome shotgun sequence genome, the window TTTTTGGGATCGCGGTGTAGGGGGGGGATTAAcggggccgcgccgccggcTTTTCCCAGACGATTGGAGCGCCGAGAGGGCCTTCACGGGCTTGCGGCTGGGAGACGTTCTGAACATCCAGGCCGAGGTGGGCACCGAGAGCCACGTGCCGCTGCGGCTCTTCGTGGACTCCTGCGTGGCCACCCTGAGCCCCGGCGCCGAGGCCTCGCCCCACTACGCCATCATTGACTTCAACGGGTCAGTTTGGGGACGTTCGGGGATGTTTTGGGGTCTGGGGAGCATCCAGGGGGTGGTGGCACCTCGCTGCTCCATCGTTGACTTCAACGGGTCAGTTTGGGGACGTTCGGGGATGTTTTGGGGTCAGGGGAGCATCCAGGGGGTGGTGGCACCTCGCTGCTCCATCGTTGACTTCAACGGGTCAGTTTGGGGACGTTCGGGGATGTTTTGGGGTCAGGGGAGCATCCAGGGGGTGGTGGCACCTCGCTGCTCCATCGTTGACTTCAACGGGTCAGTTTGGGGACGTTCGGGGATGTTTTGGGGGTCAGGGGAGCATCCAGGGGGTGGTGGCACCTCGCTGCTCCATCGTTGACTTCAACGGGTCAGTTTGGGGACGTTCGGGGATGTTTTGGGGTCTGGGGAGCATCCAGGGGGTGGTGGCACCTCGCTGTTCCATCGTTGACTTCAACGGGTCAGTTTGGGGACATTCGGGGATGTTTTGGGGTCTGGGGAGCACCCAGGGGGTGGTGGCACCACGCTGCTCCATCGTTGACTTCAACGGGTCAGTTTGGGGACGTTCGGGGATGTTTTGGGGTCTGGGGAGCATCCAGGGGGTGGTGGCACCTCGCTGTTCCATCGTTGACTTCAACGGGTCAGTTTGGGGACGTTCGGGGATGTTTTGGGGTCTGGGGAGCATCCAGGGGGTGGTGGCACCTCGCTGCTCCATCGTTGACTTCAACGGGTCAGTTTGGGGACATTCGGGGATGTTTTGGGGTCTGGGGAGCATCCAGGGGGTGGTGGCACCTTGCTGCTCCATCGTTGACTTCAACGGGTCAGTTTGGGGACGTTCGGGGATGTTTTGGGGTCAGGGGAGCATCCAGGGGGTGGTGGCACCTCGCTGCTCCATCGTTGACTTCAACGGGTCAGTTTGGGGACATTCGGGGATGTTTTGGGGTCAGGGGAGCATCCAGGGGGTGGTGGCACCTCGCTGCTCCATCGTTGACTTCAACGGGTCAGTTTGGGGATGTTTCGGGACGTTCGGGGATGTTTTGGGGTCTGGGATAGGGTCAGGGGGTGGTGGCACCTCATCCTGCTCCACTACATCATCGTTAACATCAACGGGTGAGTTTGGGGAcgtttggggacattttggggacgTTTTGGGGTCTTGGGGGCACCCAGGGGGTGGTGGCACCTCGCTGTTCCATCGTTGACTTCAACGGGTCAGTTTGGGGATGTTTCGGGACGTTTGGGGATGGTTTGGGGTCTGGGATAGGGTCAGGAGGTGGTGGCACCTCATCCTGCTCCACTACATCATCGTTAACATCAACGGGTGAGTTTGGGGAcgtttggggacattttggggacgTTTTGGGGTCTTGGGGGCATCCAGGGGGTGGTGGCACCTCGCTGTTCCATCGTTGACTTCAACGGGTCAGTTTGGGGATGTTTCGGGACGtttggggatgttttggggtCTGGGATAGGGTCAGGGGGTGGTGGCACCTCATCCTGCTCCACTGCTCCATCATTGACTTCAATGGGTCAGTTTGGGGACGTTTGGGGACACTTTGAGGACCTTTTGGGGACACTTTagggacactttggggacactctggggacattttggggacactttggggacactttggggacacttcggggacattttggggacacTTTGAGCACATTTTGGGATCCTTTTGAGGACACTTTGAGGACCTTTTGGGGACCTTTTGGGACACTTTGAGGACcttttgggaatattttgggGTCACTTGGAGGACACTTTGGGGACccttttggggacatttggggtcACTTTGAGGACACTTTGaggacactttggggacactttggggacacttCGGGGACATTTTGGGACACTTTGGGGATGCTTTGGGGTCATTTGAGCACATTTTGGGAACATTTTGGGGACACTTTGAGGACCTTTTGAGGACCTTTTTGGGACCTTTTGGGGACACTTTGAGGAccttttggggacattttggggacacTTTGAGGAccttttggggacattttgaGACCattttgaggacattttgggaacattttggggacattttgggaaTACTTTGGGGACACTGAGGACACTTTGAGGACCTTTTGGGGACCTTttgggacactttggggaccttttggggacatttggggtcactttggggacactttgAGCACATTTTGGGAACATTTTGGGGTTACTTTGAGGACACTTTGAGGACcttttggggacactttggggacctTTTGGGAACATTTTGGGGTCACTTTGGAAACATTTTGGGGTCATTTGAGCAcattttgggaatattttggggtcattttggggaCACGTAGGGGACACTGAAGACCTTTTGGGGACgtttggggacactttggggacctTTTGGGAACATTTTGGGAACATTTTGAGGACactttgaggacattttggggacCTTttgggacactttggggacctTTTGGGAACATTTTGGGGTCACTCTGAGGACACTTTGGGAACACTTTTGGGGACACTCTGAGGAGCTTTTGGGGTCACTTTGAGCACGTTTTGGGAACATTTTGGGGTCACTTTAAGGACCTTTTGGGGACACTTGGAGGACATTTTGAGGAccttttggggacattttgaGGACactttgaggacattttggggtCATTTGAGCACATTTTGGGAACATTTTGGGGACACCTTGAGGAGCTTTTGGGGACCTTTTGGGGTCACTTTGAGGACAATTTGGGAACATTTTTGGGGACACTTTGAGGAGCTTTTGGGGTCGCTTTGAGCACACTTGGGGAACATTTTGGGGACACTTTGAGGACACTTcggggacactttggggacgTTTTGAGGACACCTTGGGAACACTTTCgggacactttggggacctTTTTGGACACTTTGAGGACCTTTTGGGAACACTTTGGGGACcttttggggacactttggggacattttggggacactttggggacattTTGAGGACACTTTGGGGACCTTTTGGGGACACTTCGGGGACATTTTGAGGACATCTTTAGGACCTTTGGGGAACATTTGGGGGCCACTGAGGACCTTTTGAGGACCTTTTGGGGTTACTTTGAGAACAGTTTGGGAACactttggggacattttgggggcACTTTGAGCACATTTTGGGAACATTTTGGGGACACTTTGAGCACATTTTGGGATCCTTTTGAGGACACTTTGAGGACCTTTTGGGGACCTTTTGGGACACTTTGAGGACcttttgggaatattttgggGTCACTTGGAGGACACTTTGGGGACCCtttttggggacatttggggtcACTTTGAGGACACTTTGaggacactttggggacactttggggacacttCGGGGACATTTTGGGACACTTTGGGGATGCTTTGGGGTCATTTGAGCACATTTTGGGAACATTTTGGGGACACTTTGAGGACCTTTTGAGGACCTTTTTGGGACCTTTTGGGGACACTTTGAGGAccttttggggacattttgaGACCattttgaggacattttgggaaCATTTTGGGGGCATTTTGGGAATACTTTGGGGACACTGAGGACACTTTGAGGACCTTTTGGGGACCTTttgggacactttggggaccttttggggacatttggggtcactttggggacactttgAGCACATTTTGGGAACATTTTGGGGTTACTTTGAGGACACTTTGAGGACcttttggggacactttggggacctTTTGGGAACATTTTGGGGTCACTTTGGGAACATTTTGGGGTCATTTGAGCAcattttgggaatattttggggtcattttggggaCACGTAGGGGACACTGAAGACCTTTTGGGGACgtttggggacactttggggacctTTTGGGAACATTTTGGGAACATTTTGAGGACACTTTGAGGACCTTTTGGGGACCTTttgggacactttggggacactttgAGGAccttttggggacattttgaGGATATTTTGGGAACATTTTGGGGTCACTGAGGACACTTTGGGAACATTTTTGGGGACACTTTGAGGAGCTTTTGGGGTCACTGAGCACATTTTGGGAACATTTTGGGGTCACTTTGaggacactttggggacattttgggaaCACTTTGaggacactttggggacatttggggacactttggggacattttggggacattttggggaccTTTTGGGGTCAGGGGGACACCCAGTGAGTGCTGAGCCCTTGTCACTTCTCCGGGTGAgctggggacatttgggggaCACTTTGAGGACatttgaggacattttggggtCACTTTGAGCACATTTTGGGAACATTTTGGGGTCGCTTTGAGGACCTTTTGAGGACCTTTTGGAGTcactttggggacactttgggaaCACTTTTGGGGCCACTTTGAGAACCTTTTGGGGTCATTTGAGCACCTTTTGGGGACCTTTTGGGGTCACTTTGAGGACAATTTGGGAACATTTTTGGGGACACTTTGAGGGGCTTTTGGGGTCGCTTTGAGCACATTTGGGGAACATTTTGGGGTCACTTTGaggacactttggggacactttggggcCACTTTTGAGGACACTTTGGGGAccttttggggacattttgaGGACACTTTGAGGACCTTTTGGGGACACTTTGAGAACAGTTTGGGAACACTTTGGGGACAGTTTGGGGTCACTTTGAGCACATTTTGGGAACATTTTGGGGACactttgaggacattttggggtCACTTTGAGCACATTTTGGGAACCTTTTGGGGTCACTTTGAGGACACTTTGAGGAGCTTTTGGGGTCACTTTGAGGACAATTTGGGAACATTTTTGGGGACACTTTGAGGAGCTTTTGGGGTCGCTTTGAGCACATTTTGGGAACATTTTGGGGACACTTTGAGGACCTTTCGAGGACCTTTCGAGGACCTTTTGGGGTCACTTTGGAGCCACTTTTGGTGCCACCCCGCGCTGTGAGCCGCGCCCCGCAGGTGCCTGGTGGACGGGCGCTCGGACGCCACCGGCTCGGCCTTCGTCACGCCGCGGCCCCGGCAGGACGTGCTGCGCTTCCAGATCGACGCCTTCCGCTTCGCGGGCGACCCCCGCAACCTGGTAGCGCCCTTGGGGCCACCCCGAGGACCCCGAAAGCCCTTCCGGCGCCTCGGTGGCCCCGCAGcgtgtccccaaagtgtccctTCCCGCGCAGATTTACATCACGTGCCACCTGAAGGTGACACCGGCCGAGCAGAGCCCGGACGCGCTCAACAAGGCCTGCTCCTTCAACAAGGCCCTCAACACGTGAGTGGCACCCTTGGGGGCATCTTGGCACGCCGGTGGCACCGGGTGGTGGCATGGGGTGACCGCTGTCCCCTCGTCACCGCAGCTGGGCGCCCGTGGAGGGGACAAGGGACATCTGCAGCTGCTGCGAGCTGGGCAACTGCGGCTCGGCCGCGCTGGCCCGGAGCGTGCGGCCAGCGGAGAACTGGAGCGGGCATCGCTTCCGCCGGCAGGATGGGGATGGtgaggggacagcgggacactggggacactggggactctgggggatactggggacactggggacactggggatactgggggacagggggatgggggGGCACACTgaggacactggggacactggggacagggggacactgggacactggggacactggggacactggggacactggggacagggggacactgggacactggggacactggggacactggggacagggggacactggggacagggggacactgggacactggggacactggagacatggggacactggggacagggggatgggggGGCACACTGGTGACAAGGGGGACagggggatactggggacactggggatactgggggacagggggatggggggcacactggggacaaggggacactggggacactggggatactggggacactggggacactggggacactggggatactggggacagggggatgggggGCACACTGGTGacaaggggacactggggacactggggatactggggacactggggacactggggacactggggatactggggacagggggatgggggGGCACACTGGTGACaagggggacagggggacactggggatactggggatactgggggacagggggatggggggcacactggggacactggggatactggggacactggggacagcggggggatCCCTCGTTGTGGTCCCTCATTGTTGTCACACTGttgtcccctctctgtcccctccctctccctccctgtccctccctgtccctctgtcccctccctctccctccctgtcccctccctctccctccctgtcccctcctgtccctccctgtccctctctgtcccctccctctccctccctctccctccctgtcccctccctgtcccctccctgtcccctccctgtccctccctgtccctctgtcccctcccatcccaccccctcccctccccatccccaggcCCCGCGGCCGAAGCCGACGTGGTCATCGGtccagtgctgctctccagtggCCAGCGGGGCCAGCAGCCACAGGGCCACCAAGGTGAGCGCAGCGGGCCGGTGGCCGCGGTGCCCAGCGGGCGGTGCCCACGCCGGTGCCCTCGGTGCCACCTTTGTGTCCCTTTGCAGGAGAGGCGCCGCTGGGCACGGGCACGGTGCTGGCCTGCGCCCTGGCCACCGTGGCCGTGGCCGGAGTGGCCGTGGCCGGAGCCGTGCTGGCCGTCGGCCTGGGGcgccgcggcggcggccggagcgCGGCCTGAGGTGGCCCCAATTCCCAATAAATGCCCGAAGGACCAGCGGGGTCTCTGGGGGGCCACTGGGGGGGAACGGGGCggggaatgggggggggggagggcggCTGGGGCTGGGCCTGGGACCCCACTCCGGGGCCAGTGGcaccagttcatcccagtggcaccagttcatcccagtggcACCATCCCAGTGGCACCAGTTCATCCCAGAGTcaccagttcatcccagtggcaccatcccagtggcaccagttcatcccagtggcaccagttcatcccagtggcaccatcccagtgtcaccagttcatcccagtggcaccattccatcccagtgtcaccatcccagtgtcaccagttcatcccagtggcACCAGTTCACCCCAGTGGcaccagttcatcccagtggcaccatcccagtgtcaccagttcatcccagtgtcatcagttcatcccagtggcaccatcccagtgtcaccaggtcatcccagtgtcaccagttcccatcccagtgtcaccatcccagtgtcaccaggtcatcccagtgtcaccatcccagtgtcaccattccatcccagtggcaccagttcatcccagtggcaccagttcatcccagtggcACCATCCCAGTGGCACCAGTTCATCGCAGTGGcaccagttcatcccagtggcaccatcccagtgtcaccagttcatcccagtggcaccagttccatcccagtgtcaccatcccagtgtcaccattccatcccagtggcaccagttcatcccagtggcaccagttcatcccagtggcaccatcccagtggcaccagttcatcccagtggcaccagttcatcccagtggcaccatcccagtgtcacTAGTTCATCCCAGTGGCACCAGTTCCATCCCAGTGGCACCATCCCAGTGGCACCAGTTCATCCCAGAGTcaccagttcatcccagtgtcaccatcccagtggcaccattccatcccagtggcaccagttcatcccagtgtcaccagttcatcccagtggcaccatcccagtgtcaccagttcATCGCAGTGGcaccagttcatcccagtggcaccatcccagtgtcaccagttcatcccagtggcaccagttccatcccagtgtcaccatcccagtggcaccagttcatcccagtgtcaccagttcatcccagtggcaccatcccagtgtcaccagttcATCGCAGTGTCACCAGTTCATCGCAGTGGCACCATCCCAGTGGcaccagttcatcccagtggcaccagttcatcccagtggcaccatcccagtgtcaccagttcatcccagtgtcaccagttcatcccagtggcaccatcccagtgtcaccattCCATCCCAGTGGCACCAGTTCATCGCAGTGGcaccagttcatcccagtggcaccatcccagtggcaccagttcatcccagtggcACCAGTTCGTCCCAGTGGCACCATCCCAGTGGcaccagttcatcccagtggcACCATCCCAGTGGCACCAGTTCATCCCAGAGTCACCAGTTCGTCCCAGTGgcaccatcccagtgtcaccattccatcccagtggcaccagttcatcccagtgtcaccagttcatcccagtgtcatcagttcatcccagtggcaccatcccagtgtcaccagttcATCGCAGTGGcaccagttcatcccagtggcaccatcccagtgtcaccagttcatcccagtggcaccagttccatcccagtgtcaccatcccagtgtcaccattccaccccagtgtcaccagttcatcccagtggcaccagttccatcccagtgtcaccagtgcccatcccagtggcaccatcccagtgtcaccagttcccatcccagtgtcaccattCCAGTGTCACCATCCCgtcccagtgtcaccagttccatcccagtgtcaccaccccagtgtcaccagttcatcccagtgtcaccagttccatcccagtgtcaccagtgcccatcccagtggcaccatcccagtgtcaccattccatcccagtgtcaccagttcccatcccagtgtcaccattCCAGTGTCACCAttccatcccagtgtcaccagttcatcccagtggcaccagttccatcccagtgtcaccatcccagtgtcaccagttcatcccagtgtcaccagttccatcccagtgtcaccagttcCGATCCGTTTCACCATCCCAGTGTCATCAGTtcatcccagtgtcaccattCCAGTGTcaccagttcatcccagtgtcaccagttcccatcccagtgtcaccattCTAGTATctccagttcatcccagtgtcaccattCCATCCCAATGTcaccatcccagtgtcaccagttcccatcccagtgtcaccattCCATCCCAATGTcaccatcccagtgtcaccagttcccatcccagtgtcaccattCCATCCCAATGTcaccatcccagtgtcaccagtcccatcccagtgtcaccatcccAGTATcaccatcccaatcccagtgtccccattcccagtgtccccatcccagtatccccatccccatcccagtgttcccattcccatcccaatatccccaatcccatcccagcgTCCCCTttccatcccagtatccccatccccatcccagtatccccatccccatcccagtatccccatcccaatcccagtgtccccattcccagtgtccccatcccagtatcctcaatcccatcccagcgtccccattcccatcccagtatccccatcccagtatccccaatcccatcccagtatccccatcccagtgtccccatcccatcccagtgtccccatcccagtatctccatccccatcccagtgtccccatcccagtgtccccatcccagtatccccagtcccatcccagtatccccatcccagtgtccccattcccatcccagtgaccccattcccatcccagtgtccccatcccagtatccccagtcccatcccagtatccccatcccagtatccccagtcccatcccagtgaccccattcccatcccagtatccccagtcccatcccagtgaccccattcccatcccagtgtccccatcccagtatccccagtcccatcccactctccccacccccaccccatTCCTGCCCCCATTCCCAACCCAAAACCTTCCCAATCCCTCCTTCCAGTCTCTCCCAGTTTAAAAAAGCCGcgaaagcagaaaaaaatcccctggAAAACCCCttgggaattccatcccagaattcccggagCTGTTTCTTTTCCCGAAAATTCCCAAGGATTTCAGAATTCCGGAGCTGCCCGGATTTCCTTGGATTCCCTCGGGAAACGGGGGAAAAAACGGGAAAAATTCGGGATGGGAAAGATTCCGAGGAGTCCTCGTGGCTCCGTCTCTTTAGAatgggaaaagtgggaattcTGGGGGAGGGGGATGCGGAGAGCGGGAGCGGCGACGTTCCCGGGATTTGGCTGCCGTCAGGATCTGCGGGGAAACACgggaaaatgctggaaaattcCGTGCGAGAGGtgggaaaaccccaaatccagccccaaatcccagaaaattctgtgggaaaggagggaaaaaccccaaatccaaccccaaatcccagaaaattccgtgggaaaggagggaaaacccaaatccagccccaaatcctggaaaattctgtgggaaaggagggaaaaaacccaaatccagccccaaatcccagaaaattccatggaaatttctatggaaaaggagggaaaaaaccccaaatccagccccaaatccagccccaaatccagccccaaatctcGGAAAATTCCGTGGGAAAggtggaaaaaccccaaatccaaccccaaatcctggaaaattctgcgggaaaggtggaaaaaccccaaatccaaccccaaatcctggaaaattctgcgggaaaggtggaaaaaccccaaatccaaccccaaatcctggaaaattctgtgggaaaggaggaaaaaccccaaatcctggaaatttccatggaaaataagggaaaaatccccaaatccagccccaaatcctggaaaattctgtgggaaaggagggaaaaacccaaatccagccccaaatccagccccaaatcccagaaaattccgtgggaaaggtggaaaaaccccaaatccagccccaaatccagccccaaatctcggaaaattctgtgggaaaggaggaaaaaccccaaatcctggaaatttccatggaaaataagggaaaaatccccaattccagccccaaatcctggaaaattctgtgggaaaggtggaaaaatccccaaatccagccccaaatcccagaaaattccgtgggaaaggagggaaaaacccGAAATCCtggaaatttccatggaaaaggagggaaaaaccccaaatccaaccCCAAATCATGGAAAATTCCGTGGGAAAGGtggaaaaacccaaatccagccccaaatccaaCCCCAGCCTAAAATCCCAGAAAATTCcgtgggaaaggagggaaaaaccccaaatcctggaaatttccatggaaaaggagggaaaaaccccaaatccaaccCCGAATCCCAGAAAATTCcgtgggaaaggaggaaaaatccaA encodes:
- the ZP3 gene encoding zona pellucida sperm-binding protein 3; translation: MRSQIRLLLALLCCGAAPAAAAPPPWEGAWSDPNSWSWGWDDSQSQSQSQIPVAVQCQEAQLVVTVHRDLFGNGRLVSAAELSLGPAACKHSRLDPSRNTVTFSAGLHECGSTVQITPDSLIYRTLLTYEPSPGSNPAIVRSSPAVVPIECHYPRRDNVTSGAIRPTWAPFNSALVAEEKLLFSLRLMNDDWSAERAFTGLRLGDVLNIQAEVGTESHVPLRLFVDSCVATLSPGAEASPHYAIIDFNGCLVDGRSDATGSAFVTPRPRQDVLRFQIDAFRFAGDPRNLIYITCHLKVTPAEQSPDALNKACSFNKALNTWAPVEGTRDICSCCELGNCGSAALARSVRPAENWSGHRFRRQDGDGPAAEADVVIGPVLLSSGQRGQQPQGHQGEAPLGTGTVLACALATVAVAGVAVAGAVLAVGLGRRGGGRSAA